The following proteins are encoded in a genomic region of Desulfurellaceae bacterium:
- a CDS encoding SDR family oxidoreductase: protein GKVAFITGAGSGIARSASQLFTQQGADDPDAPAATPRTQFIKSQLQRYPFSVGEPEDIAQVALFLASDEARMLTGVILPADGGLSSY, encoded by the coding sequence CGGAAAAGTCGCATTTATCACCGGCGCCGGTTCGGGCATCGCCCGCTCAGCGTCACAGCTCTTCACCCAGCAGGGAGCCGATGACCCGGACGCCCCGGCCGCCACGCCCCGGACGCAGTTCATCAAATCCCAGCTGCAACGCTATCCGTTCTCGGTCGGCGAGCCCGAAGATATCGCCCAGGTTGCCCTGTTCCTGGCGTCGGATGAAGCCCGGATGCTGACCGGGGTCATTCTGCCCGCAGACGGGGGATTATCGTCGTACTGA